The genomic interval CGATTTCTAATTTGCTGTTAAGCGGTAAGCATACGAACGAAGATGCATCTTTTACAACCGAGTGGAAGATTTCACCGACCTTGTCAAAGGTGCATGATAAAGATGTGAGGTTAACAACATTTATTAAGAACAATAACGGTAGCCTAACAATCGGGTCAGATGCTGGTTTTCCTACACGTATATGGAGGGATCTCGAAGAAATAAATTTGGTGGGAAAGATTGATCTAGCGAAGAAATATCAATTAATGGATCAAAATGCCACTTTGAAATTCGGTGGTCTGTATAGCTATAAGCAACGTGATTTTGGTATCTATAAATACAATATTGCTAATCGAAATGTGAATACATCTGATTTGGATGGTGATCCGAATGCTATTTTAGCTGATGACAATATCTGGACAACAGGGAGTGACAGAGGTTATTATATTGAAGGTAGCTACCAGCCATCAAATACTTTTGATGCCGCGCAGCATACTGCGGCTGTCTATGTTTCAAACGAATTTAAAGTAGGTGAGAAATTAAGAACAATTCTAGGTGTACGTGCAGAAAAATTTATGACCTTCTTTACCGGACAAAATGCTAGTGGTAGTCAGGTCTATGATAATGAAAAAACCATTGATAGGTTGGATTTCTTTCCTTCTGCTAATTTGATTTATGCACTGAAAGATAATAATAATCTACGTCTTTCATATTCGAGAACGACGGCTCGTCCAACGTTTAAAGAATTATCCGTAGTTCAGATTCAGGATCTTTTGACCGGTGTCATGTTTTTGGGAAATCTGGATTTAGTTCCGACGTATATCAACAATTTTGATTTACGTTATGAACTTTTTGGTGATCAAGCTCAAATGTTCGCGGTAAGTGGTTTCTATAAGAAATTTAAGAATCCGATCGAGTTGGTGGTTTATTCTGATATTACACCAAATCAATTCACGCCGAAAAATGCTCCGGAAGCTGATGTATTCGGAGTTGAATTCGAAGCTCGAAAAAATTTCGGCTTTATTTCGGATGATCTTGAAAAGTTGAGCCTTAATGTAAACCTCTCTCTTATTGAGTCAAAAATCAAGATGAGTGATAGTGAGTATCAGTCACGCCTTACCGCAGCAAGAGAAGGCGAAGAAGTTGAAGATACCAGAAAACTACAAGGTCAGTCTCCGTATCTCATTAACACAGGAATTTCCTATAATGTTGTAGATCAGGGGGTTGAGGCAGGGTTGTTTTATAACGTCCAAGGTAAAACACTGGATATCGTAGGGGCAAATGTGAATCCAGACGTATATGTACAACCATTTAATAGCTTAAACTTTAAGTTTTCAAAAAAATTAGGTGAGAAAAAAGCTTCAACAATTACCGTGAAAGTCGATAATATCCTAGGTGATGAAAGACAGAGTCTATATGAATCCTACAACGCTGCCTCTCAAGCTTTCGAATACAGGAATCCTGGTCGTAGTTTCGGTCTGGGTTATAGCTGGACTTTTTAGACTCAAGAATTATTAAACGCAATCAAAATTCATAGAGAACGGCTGTTGATCTTCGACAGCCGTTTCTCATTTCTTGGAAAGCATAGCTTTCTTTGTATTTTTGTCTGAAGAATTGGTTGATTTATGAAGAGCTGGTTTTTAACAAACTTTTCTTTTTCGAGAAAAGAAATTCAAGGTATTGCTTTTTTAACTTGTATTGTGATTGTGGTTTGGTTGGCACCTTTCGCCTATCCATTAATCATCGCAAAGAAGGTCGACCAAGACTTCGAATCACGAAAGCAGGAGATTATAAGCTTTGTAGCGTTAAACCGTAAGAGTGAAGCTCAAGAATCAAGTACCGAGTCGCTGACTACATACCCAACGAAACCGGAATATTTTATTTTTGACCCAAATGATCTTTCGACTGATGATGGTAGGCGTCTCGGACTGTCTGATGTACAGGTTCGCATGATTCATAATTATCGAAAAAGCGGCGGGAGCTTTTACAAAAAGGAAGATCTTGCAAAGATTTATTCGATCAGTGAAGACGATTACAGTCGCCTAGCTCCTTATATTAATATTCAGTCTGTTTCCGTTGTTAGCGATAGTGTAAAAGCTCCGCGTAACAAGGTTCTCGCAAGTAAAGCAATCGAATCGGCAAGACGGCAAGAGATAATGATTAACTTGAACCGGACCGATTCTATCGAGCTACTCGATCTCTATGGTATTGGGCCAGCTTTTGCTTCGCGTATCATCAAATATCGCAACCTCTTAGGCGGTTATCATCATAAAGATCAACTTTTGGAAGTCTACGGGATGGATAGGGAGCGTTTTGAAGGTTTTCAAAAGAATGTATTTGTTAAGCCTCAGGAAGTACAGATGATCCAAATCAATCAGATTGAGTATCGGGAGTTGCTAAAGCACCCTTATATTACACCGCGACAAGCCAATACCATCGTTCAGTATAGGAATCAACACGGTATTTATCAAGAGCCGCGTGATTTATTAAAAATAGAGATAGTTGACGAAGATTTTTTGCGTAAAATTGTACCGTATCTAAGTTTTGAGATAGAAGAATCAACATATGCAGATAATAGAGAAGACCCTACGCACAGTGATCCGTGATGTCTATGATTTCCCCAAAAAAGGTATAATTTTCAAAGATATTACACCAATTTTCAAGGATGCGAAACTTTGTGAACAGATTATTGACGCGTTCGAGCAGAAATTTAAGGATCTTGATTTAGACGCGATTGTAGGGATAGAGAGTCGCGGTCTCCTATTCGGTTTTCTATTGGCCAATCGTTTAAGTATTCCGTTTATTCCTATAAGAAAAGAGGGAAAATTACCGGCTGAGACCTATAAGCAATCCTATGATCTGGAATACGGACAGGCTACCATTGAGATCCATCAAGACGCCTTTGAGCCTGGTGCAAAGATTTTGATGCACGACGATTTGTTGGCCACTGGCGGAACAATTGCTGCAGCTAGTAAGTTGATAGAAAAAATGGGCGGTCAAATCATGGCTTTTGCATTTGTTGTTAGCCTTGATTTTTTACAAGGTAAAGATAGCATACGACCTTACTGTGACCGCATTTTTACATTAGTAGACTATTGAATAGCTTTTTGATTTAAGACTATAGTTTCGTGCCCGACATGCTGATAGTTGCATTCATTTTCATAGGTACTTCAAATCCATGAGATTTAATGACAGCGTCGATTTCCATTTGAATATCACCCGAAGAAACCATGCCTGTATTGATATCGGTTTCCAACGTACCAGTTTGTTTACCAGTAAACTCCATGTCATAAGCTTCCTCGCTACCTAACGCAGAGATGTTTCCGTCAACATTCAGCCATGTCAAATCTTCGCTAATCCCCTCTAGTGTGTAAATCAGGTCACTTTTCAACTGTAGGTTCCCCATGTTGTATGATCGGCTTTTATTCCAACTATCGCCCATCCCTACGGGATCCGGAGCATAAAAGTTCATATCAACCGAATTCATAAGCATCGAGTCAGAAAAAATATTTTTGATTGTATTGTCCATCTCTAATCCATCCCATAGTTTCTCATAATCTTCTACGCGGGTCACTTTTCCCTCGTTGTTCATATAGATATAAAAAGGTTTGCCGATGATGCTGTTGAGCTTTGCTAACTTTTCATCTTGTGTAGACTCTTCTGAATCAAAAAGAAAGCTCCCTTGAGGTGCTTCAAAATTTATATGCAACCGCTCGTACTTTGCTTTTATTTTAATTTCGTCTCCGGTATTACTTTCTACCTCGTAGTGGTAATCGATGGTCATTTCTTGTCGAACCTCAACAGAAGAACCCATAATCTCCTGCACAATATTTTGATTGTAATCTGTTGTGTAGCGATACTGATCGCCAGTAGACAGGTTGAGATGCAGATCAATTTTAGCATCTGATTGCGACAAATTTCCGGTAATATTCACCGAGTCTTGTTCAG from Pedobacter indicus carries:
- a CDS encoding TonB-dependent receptor, producing the protein MIKKFFLLFVTLGFSLSLYADRVVGTVIDGGNNEPLAYASVLVKGTQTAVNTDFEGDYSLELKEGVYTLVYTFVGYETKEVADVVVENGKVTEIDLTLNPLNDMLDAVVITTTARKNTDVSLLTMQKNAGILMDGLSMQSIKRAGASDIASAVKSVPGVSVQGGKYVYVRGLGDRYTKSILNGMDIPGLDPDKNTIQMDIFPTNILENIVVVKSASAELPADFTGGVVDIVTKDFPTQKQFGVSISGDFNPDMHFKDNFLSYQGGGTDFLGFDDGTRKLPVSKELDIPSPYGSNRDQLEGITRSFNPTMAALTKNSMPDFSVGLNYGNQFDVGDHRLGFIASIDYKNSTSFYEGFENGIYQRPVSKSDYELRFDRRQRGNLGENNVLASILTGLAYKTDRSKYVLNLLRIQNGETRAAIFDQRTEISNTIDVVKDNLEYTQRSISNLLLSGKHTNEDASFTTEWKISPTLSKVHDKDVRLTTFIKNNNGSLTIGSDAGFPTRIWRDLEEINLVGKIDLAKKYQLMDQNATLKFGGLYSYKQRDFGIYKYNIANRNVNTSDLDGDPNAILADDNIWTTGSDRGYYIEGSYQPSNTFDAAQHTAAVYVSNEFKVGEKLRTILGVRAEKFMTFFTGQNASGSQVYDNEKTIDRLDFFPSANLIYALKDNNNLRLSYSRTTARPTFKELSVVQIQDLLTGVMFLGNLDLVPTYINNFDLRYELFGDQAQMFAVSGFYKKFKNPIELVVYSDITPNQFTPKNAPEADVFGVEFEARKNFGFISDDLEKLSLNVNLSLIESKIKMSDSEYQSRLTAAREGEEVEDTRKLQGQSPYLINTGISYNVVDQGVEAGLFYNVQGKTLDIVGANVNPDVYVQPFNSLNFKFSKKLGEKKASTITVKVDNILGDERQSLYESYNAASQAFEYRNPGRSFGLGYSWTF
- a CDS encoding helix-hairpin-helix domain-containing protein translates to MKSWFLTNFSFSRKEIQGIAFLTCIVIVVWLAPFAYPLIIAKKVDQDFESRKQEIISFVALNRKSEAQESSTESLTTYPTKPEYFIFDPNDLSTDDGRRLGLSDVQVRMIHNYRKSGGSFYKKEDLAKIYSISEDDYSRLAPYINIQSVSVVSDSVKAPRNKVLASKAIESARRQEIMINLNRTDSIELLDLYGIGPAFASRIIKYRNLLGGYHHKDQLLEVYGMDRERFEGFQKNVFVKPQEVQMIQINQIEYRELLKHPYITPRQANTIVQYRNQHGIYQEPRDLLKIEIVDEDFLRKIVPYLSFEIEESTYADNREDPTHSDP
- a CDS encoding adenine phosphoribosyltransferase, encoding MQIIEKTLRTVIRDVYDFPKKGIIFKDITPIFKDAKLCEQIIDAFEQKFKDLDLDAIVGIESRGLLFGFLLANRLSIPFIPIRKEGKLPAETYKQSYDLEYGQATIEIHQDAFEPGAKILMHDDLLATGGTIAAASKLIEKMGGQIMAFAFVVSLDFLQGKDSIRPYCDRIFTLVDY
- a CDS encoding DUF6263 family protein gives rise to the protein MRLFITFSLLFFGFHVNIWAQTEQDSVNITGNLSQSDAKIDLHLNLSTGDQYRYTTDYNQNIVQEIMGSSVEVRQEMTIDYHYEVESNTGDEIKIKAKYERLHINFEAPQGSFLFDSEESTQDEKLAKLNSIIGKPFYIYMNNEGKVTRVEDYEKLWDGLEMDNTIKNIFSDSMLMNSVDMNFYAPDPVGMGDSWNKSRSYNMGNLQLKSDLIYTLEGISEDLTWLNVDGNISALGSEEAYDMEFTGKQTGTLETDINTGMVSSGDIQMEIDAVIKSHGFEVPMKMNATISMSGTKL